A part of Candidatus Eisenbacteria bacterium genomic DNA contains:
- a CDS encoding SRPBCC family protein codes for MASISKEILSRATPEAVWDAIRDVGALHTRLVPGFVTATELIPGGRRVTFGNGMVVDEPIIDSDDRNRRLAWTASGDALPLRHYNASVQVFAHERGSRVVWTADLLPDEAAPTVGMMMDQGMAVMARTLDRLATGAS; via the coding sequence ATGGCATCCATCTCGAAGGAAATCCTCTCGCGCGCGACTCCCGAGGCCGTATGGGACGCCATTCGGGACGTGGGAGCGCTGCACACCCGGCTCGTGCCGGGCTTCGTCACGGCGACGGAGCTGATACCGGGCGGCCGCAGGGTGACGTTCGGAAACGGAATGGTGGTCGACGAGCCCATCATCGACTCGGACGACCGGAACCGACGCCTCGCGTGGACCGCGAGCGGTGACGCACTACCGCTCCGGCACTACAACGCGTCGGTCCAGGTCTTCGCCCACGAGCGAGGGAGTCGTGTCGTGTGGACGGCGGATCTCCTGCCGGACGAGGCGGCACCGACGGTGGGCATGATGATGGACCAGGGAATGGCGGTGATGGCTCGCACGCTCGATCGGCTCGCGACCGGAGCGTCCTAG